The following are encoded together in the Neofelis nebulosa isolate mNeoNeb1 chromosome 9, mNeoNeb1.pri, whole genome shotgun sequence genome:
- the CYS1 gene encoding cystin-1 produces the protein MGSGSSRSGRALRRLRGPDSRPAGPGGAASEGGTRPLVSATAAAAPEEAREAEAAEGAADPGPDPGPAAPPDGGDETLRLLDQLLAESAAWGPGEPAPRGPTRPRPAAGARSPVSSKQSADNHPGSSSVYGTPDGSHGRPDGQSDIPAVSYDYSEEALMASIEQEYCR, from the exons ATGGGCAGCGGCAGCAGCCGGAGCGGCCGGGCCCTGAGGCGGCTGCGCGGCCCCGACAGCCGGCCTGCGGGACCCGGCGGGGCAGCCTCGGAGGGAGGGACGCGGCCTCTGGTCTCGGCGACGGCGGCGGCCGCCCCGGAGGAGGCCCGGGAGGCGGAGGCGGCTGAGGGGGCGGCCGACCCCGGCCCCGACCCGGGCCCCGCGGCGCCCCCCGACGGCGGGGACGAGACCCTGCGCCTGCTGGACCAGCTGCTGGCCGAGTCGGCGGCCTGGGGCCCGGGCGAGCCGGCCCCGCGGGGCCCGACGCGGCcccgacccgcagccggcgcccGGAGCCCG GTGTCCTCAAAGCAGAGTGCTGACAACCACCCAGGGAGCAGCAGTGTCTATGG AACCCCAGACGGCAGCCACGGGAGGCCAGACGGGCAGTCGGACATCCCCGCCGTCTCGTATGACTACTCAGAGGAGGCGCTGATGGCCAGCATCGAGCAGGAATACTGTCGCTGA